The following coding sequences are from one Natrarchaeobaculum sulfurireducens window:
- a CDS encoding DUF7096 domain-containing protein, translating into MNDALPPLLALVLVLSLPATALAAADYQGENDVDSSMTFHDGVAGQVSPVDVDETTNRLPLLDPVEYDYATRGPDLGATLAGTDDELRIDHSQYVLVDREFDEADDGERAEMLEDAHDALQDHIRDLDERERDVVREHATGERSDDDLVETVLGNYYEATKLLDVLNHLDDRADEVPGYSLSSSQVREDRRAIEAHQSPIKSDIAAAAEEFDSTDRFEFLIQTSHDGYRLSTIDGQTYVFETTRFDNYDPDTPDQFADQNQTGLDYAEELYPWAASEGSPDYTQAGSIHDVRFTDNDFDVRMFIDGGSGEVYREYQELSIDRLPIVEEWTVDDDGLELSIQATPADGPVEATVTDAETGEPEQATIFVDDHELGVTDEDGIHWFVPPMGEYELTAETETESVTTTIDLGG; encoded by the coding sequence ATGAACGACGCGTTGCCGCCCCTCCTCGCGTTGGTCCTCGTCCTCTCGCTCCCCGCGACCGCCCTCGCAGCGGCCGATTACCAAGGCGAAAACGACGTCGACTCCAGCATGACCTTCCATGACGGTGTTGCAGGTCAGGTGTCTCCGGTTGACGTCGACGAGACGACCAACCGGCTCCCACTCTTAGACCCTGTCGAGTACGACTACGCAACCCGCGGCCCCGACCTCGGTGCAACCCTCGCCGGTACGGACGACGAACTCCGGATCGACCACTCCCAGTACGTCCTCGTCGATCGCGAGTTCGATGAGGCAGACGACGGCGAACGCGCTGAGATGCTCGAGGACGCCCATGATGCCCTCCAGGACCACATCCGAGACCTCGACGAACGCGAGCGAGATGTCGTTCGAGAACACGCCACCGGCGAGCGCTCAGACGACGACCTCGTCGAGACAGTGTTGGGTAACTACTACGAAGCCACGAAACTGCTCGACGTTCTCAACCACCTCGACGACCGGGCTGACGAGGTCCCTGGGTACTCGCTGTCGTCGAGTCAGGTGCGAGAGGATCGGCGAGCGATCGAAGCTCACCAGTCACCGATCAAGTCAGATATCGCAGCGGCCGCCGAGGAGTTCGATTCGACCGACCGATTCGAGTTTCTGATCCAGACGTCCCATGACGGGTATCGGCTGTCGACGATCGACGGACAGACGTACGTGTTCGAAACGACACGGTTCGATAACTACGATCCGGATACCCCCGACCAGTTTGCCGACCAGAACCAAACTGGCCTCGACTACGCGGAGGAGCTGTACCCGTGGGCTGCAAGCGAGGGATCGCCGGATTACACCCAGGCCGGAAGCATCCACGACGTTCGGTTCACGGACAACGACTTCGACGTCCGGATGTTCATCGACGGCGGAAGCGGAGAAGTCTACCGAGAGTACCAGGAACTGTCGATAGATCGTCTCCCCATCGTCGAAGAGTGGACCGTCGATGACGATGGCCTCGAGCTATCGATCCAGGCGACGCCGGCCGACGGGCCAGTCGAGGCGACCGTCACCGACGCTGAAACCGGCGAACCGGAGCAAGCGACGATCTTCGTCGACGACCACGAACTCGGTGTAACGGACGAGGACGGCATACACTGGTTCGTCCCACCGATGGGTGAGTACGAGCTGACGGCCGAAACCGAAACCGAGAGCGTGACCACCACGATCGACCTCGGCGGCTGA
- a CDS encoding type IV pilin, producing the protein MPRPGQPLESDSRRWLCERGLSPLVGVLVLVAITVALAVVVAAGAASLSVGSAPPTAAFDLQADGESGEIAIDHVAGDVIDVGSLSVSVSVDETDLAMQPPVPFVGADGFDGTPDGAFNAEADPTWRTGERVSVTVAETNEPTLESGDAVTVTLSVDDVRVTTLETTAQ; encoded by the coding sequence GTGCCCCGTCCCGGACAGCCACTCGAGTCAGACTCCCGTCGTTGGCTCTGTGAGCGCGGGCTCAGTCCGCTCGTCGGTGTCCTCGTGCTGGTCGCGATCACGGTCGCGCTGGCCGTCGTGGTCGCCGCGGGTGCTGCCTCGCTGTCCGTCGGTTCTGCACCACCAACCGCAGCGTTCGACCTCCAAGCCGACGGTGAGTCGGGCGAGATTGCGATCGACCACGTTGCCGGCGACGTGATCGACGTTGGGTCGCTTTCCGTGTCCGTCTCGGTCGACGAAACTGACCTGGCTATGCAGCCGCCGGTCCCGTTCGTCGGCGCGGATGGGTTCGATGGTACGCCGGACGGGGCGTTCAACGCTGAGGCCGACCCGACGTGGCGAACCGGCGAACGGGTTTCGGTCACCGTCGCCGAGACGAACGAGCCGACGCTCGAGTCCGGCGACGCCGTGACCGTCACGCTCAGCGTTGACGACGTGCGGGTGACGACGCTCGAAACCACGGCACAGTGA
- a CDS encoding methyltransferase domain-containing protein produces the protein MGILENKARARLFYKYLSKIYDEINPYIWNEEMRTEALELLEFEPEMTVLDVGCGTGFATEGLLEHVDEVYAIDQSEHQLERAYDKFGKQAPPVHFHRGDAERLPFATDTFDVVWSSGSIEYWPNPILALREFRRVLKPGGQVLVVGPNYPDSLVTQTLADAIMLFYDEYEADRMFKTAGFEDVKHLFQGPSYEPEVAITTIARAPE, from the coding sequence ATGGGAATTCTGGAGAACAAGGCTCGAGCTCGGTTGTTCTACAAGTACCTCTCGAAGATCTACGACGAGATCAATCCCTACATCTGGAACGAGGAGATGCGAACCGAGGCACTCGAATTGCTCGAGTTCGAGCCCGAGATGACGGTACTCGACGTCGGCTGTGGCACCGGCTTCGCCACCGAAGGGCTGCTCGAGCACGTCGACGAGGTGTACGCCATCGATCAGAGCGAACACCAACTCGAGCGGGCGTACGACAAGTTCGGCAAACAGGCACCGCCGGTGCACTTCCACCGTGGGGACGCCGAACGGCTCCCGTTCGCGACGGACACGTTCGACGTCGTCTGGTCTTCGGGCTCGATCGAGTACTGGCCGAACCCGATTCTCGCGTTGCGGGAGTTCCGACGCGTGCTCAAACCCGGCGGACAGGTACTCGTCGTCGGTCCGAACTACCCCGACAGCCTGGTGACACAGACACTGGCCGACGCGATAATGCTCTTTTACGACGAGTACGAGGCCGATCGGATGTTCAAGACCGCTGGCTTCGAGGACGTCAAACACCTGTTCCAGGGACCGTCCTACGAACCCGAGGTCGCGATCACGACCATCGCTCGCGCTCCGGAATAG
- the ahaH gene encoding ATP synthase archaeal subunit H: MPRPQVLERVKSAEEEADQIVAEADKDRDERIAEARERAEAVRTEAEQEARDLRERRLEEARDEIDAECEAVLEDGDGEREALAERARDRVDEVTDHVVELFQEDVHAQT; this comes from the coding sequence ATGCCGAGGCCACAGGTTCTTGAACGAGTTAAGTCGGCGGAAGAAGAGGCCGACCAGATCGTCGCAGAGGCTGACAAAGACCGCGACGAGCGAATAGCCGAGGCCCGGGAACGTGCCGAGGCGGTTCGCACGGAAGCGGAACAGGAGGCACGCGATCTCAGAGAGCGTCGCCTCGAGGAGGCGCGAGACGAGATCGACGCCGAGTGCGAAGCCGTCCTCGAAGACGGCGACGGTGAGCGCGAGGCGCTCGCCGAGCGCGCCCGGGACCGGGTCGACGAAGTGACCGACCACGTCGTCGAGCTGTTCCAGGAGGACGTCCATGCTCAGACCTGA
- a CDS encoding V-type ATP synthase subunit I has product MLRPEQMSKVSVAGSKGVMPTVIDEIHGLNLVHLSDYDGSWEGFDNGNPIEGADDASEKLVTVRALESTLGLSSEEMAPGRPEDDWEQRLEEIRTRINELDDQRSDVREELRQVDERIDRVSPFAELGIDLDLLSGYESVDVLVGEGSESDLETALEAADDVRAFETFTGGDVVAIVAAPTDGADVDGVIDDALVGVEFTRHEIPETQRGPRAYVGELEDERRKLETRIDEIDAELEDIKHTEGPFLLGLEEELSIEVQRAEAPLLFATTDRAFIAEGWIPSTQVADLESALRDAVGDSIEFEELERADYEGHDHGAVAHTDTPGDEDDEEATESEPPKQKAATDGGTTDHGGHGSGAVTMDDQPPVRLSNITPAKPFELMVKMVSQPKYSELDPTLLIFLTYPFAFGFMIGDIAYGILYMLMGYGAWKVFDSDAGKALGTIAIWAGVFTILFGWLYDDIFGFHMADVLPAEIHNMMLFAGTFDKGLQAEQWAMFWIIFSLIFGLIHLNLGLILGFVNELSHGLKAAIYEKFSWILAMNGAFIWIFSHQDAGSMGLGVDTTAAGTKPEFLVGTANEAVLYEFLGFAGLPEIVGIVGLGMLVVGLVLVGIGEGFAGALEAPAWAFGHVLSYLRMVAVLLAKGGMAFAVNLLVFGASETDGYISFAFFDAPSTVEGADEVVFEGLVWVGLTADSIVIMALGLLGAVAVFIFGHILVLLLGITAAGIQMLRLEYVEFFQKFYEGGGEEYDPFGHEAPSGQQAD; this is encoded by the coding sequence ATGCTCAGACCTGAGCAGATGAGCAAGGTGTCGGTGGCCGGTTCCAAGGGCGTCATGCCCACGGTCATCGACGAAATTCACGGGTTGAATCTGGTGCATCTATCGGACTACGACGGTTCCTGGGAGGGATTCGACAACGGTAACCCGATCGAGGGAGCCGACGACGCCTCCGAGAAACTGGTGACCGTCCGTGCGCTCGAGAGTACGCTCGGTCTGTCCTCCGAGGAGATGGCACCCGGCCGGCCCGAGGACGACTGGGAGCAGCGACTCGAGGAGATCCGCACCCGGATCAACGAACTCGACGACCAGCGCAGCGACGTCCGCGAAGAGCTCCGACAGGTCGACGAACGAATCGACCGCGTTTCGCCGTTTGCGGAACTCGGAATCGATCTCGACTTGCTGTCCGGTTACGAGTCGGTCGACGTCCTCGTCGGCGAGGGCTCCGAGAGCGACCTCGAGACGGCACTCGAGGCGGCCGACGACGTCCGGGCGTTCGAGACGTTCACCGGCGGCGACGTCGTGGCCATCGTGGCCGCGCCGACCGACGGTGCGGACGTCGACGGCGTTATCGACGATGCCCTCGTCGGCGTCGAGTTCACCCGCCACGAGATTCCCGAAACCCAGCGCGGTCCGCGGGCCTATGTCGGCGAACTCGAGGACGAGCGTCGCAAACTCGAGACGCGAATCGACGAGATCGACGCCGAACTCGAGGACATCAAACACACCGAGGGACCGTTCCTCCTCGGACTCGAAGAGGAGTTATCGATCGAGGTCCAGCGTGCGGAAGCGCCGTTGCTGTTCGCGACGACCGACCGCGCGTTCATCGCCGAAGGCTGGATTCCGTCTACCCAGGTCGCAGATCTCGAGTCCGCACTTCGTGACGCCGTCGGCGACAGTATCGAGTTCGAGGAACTCGAGCGTGCCGATTACGAGGGTCACGACCACGGTGCGGTCGCTCACACCGACACGCCGGGTGACGAAGACGACGAGGAGGCGACCGAGTCGGAGCCGCCGAAACAGAAGGCGGCAACGGACGGCGGTACGACCGACCACGGCGGTCACGGCAGCGGTGCAGTGACGATGGACGACCAGCCGCCGGTTCGGCTGAGCAACATCACGCCGGCGAAGCCGTTCGAGCTGATGGTCAAGATGGTCAGCCAGCCCAAATACAGCGAACTCGATCCGACGCTGTTGATCTTCCTGACCTATCCGTTCGCGTTCGGGTTCATGATCGGTGACATCGCGTACGGGATCCTCTACATGCTGATGGGCTACGGGGCCTGGAAGGTGTTCGATTCCGACGCTGGAAAAGCACTCGGCACCATCGCGATCTGGGCCGGTGTTTTCACGATCCTCTTTGGCTGGCTGTACGACGACATCTTCGGCTTCCACATGGCCGACGTCTTGCCCGCAGAGATCCACAACATGATGCTGTTCGCTGGCACCTTCGATAAGGGGCTACAGGCCGAGCAGTGGGCGATGTTCTGGATCATCTTCAGCCTGATCTTCGGGCTGATCCACCTGAACCTCGGACTGATCCTCGGGTTCGTCAACGAACTCAGCCACGGCCTCAAGGCCGCGATCTACGAGAAGTTCTCGTGGATCCTGGCGATGAACGGCGCGTTCATCTGGATCTTTAGCCACCAGGATGCCGGAAGCATGGGCCTCGGTGTCGACACGACTGCTGCCGGTACCAAACCAGAGTTCCTGGTTGGAACCGCCAACGAGGCCGTCCTCTACGAGTTCCTCGGCTTTGCCGGATTGCCGGAGATCGTCGGTATCGTCGGTCTGGGCATGCTCGTGGTTGGGCTCGTGCTCGTCGGCATCGGCGAAGGCTTCGCCGGCGCGCTCGAGGCACCTGCCTGGGCGTTCGGCCACGTCCTCTCGTACCTCCGGATGGTCGCGGTCTTGCTCGCGAAAGGTGGGATGGCGTTCGCGGTGAACCTCCTGGTCTTCGGTGCGTCCGAGACGGACGGCTACATCAGCTTCGCGTTCTTCGACGCCCCGAGCACCGTCGAAGGCGCCGACGAGGTCGTCTTCGAAGGGCTCGTCTGGGTCGGTCTCACCGCCGACTCCATCGTGATCATGGCGCTCGGCCTCCTCGGCGCCGTCGCCGTGTTCATCTTCGGGCACATTCTGGTCTTGCTGCTCGGCATCACCGCCGCCGGCATCCAGATGCTGCGCCTCGAGTACGTGGAGTTCTTCCAGAAGTTCTACGAGGGCGGCGGCGAGGAGTACGACCCGTTCGGCCACGAGGCTCCCTCGGGTCAGCAGGCCGACTGA
- a CDS encoding V-type ATP synthase subunit E, which yields MSLDTVVEDIKEEAHARAENIRDDGESRAEEIVSAAESDADEILEQADQEVEREIEQLREQRLSSAKLEAKQKRLEARRDVLGEVSEQVEAELAALEGETREELTRTLLEATSEEFDDGDDVRVYGRADDQELLESILEDYDGYEYAGEYDCLGGVVVESDQSRVRVNNTFDSVFEDVWEENLREISNRLFEQ from the coding sequence ATGAGTTTGGACACAGTCGTCGAAGACATCAAAGAAGAGGCCCACGCGCGTGCGGAGAACATCCGCGACGACGGCGAGTCTCGCGCAGAGGAGATCGTTTCGGCGGCCGAATCGGACGCCGACGAGATTCTCGAGCAGGCCGACCAGGAGGTCGAACGCGAGATCGAGCAGCTTCGCGAACAGCGACTCTCCAGCGCCAAGCTGGAGGCGAAACAGAAACGCCTGGAGGCCCGGCGTGACGTCCTCGGTGAGGTCAGCGAGCAGGTCGAAGCCGAACTCGCCGCCCTCGAGGGAGAGACTCGGGAAGAACTGACCCGGACGCTGCTCGAGGCGACGAGCGAGGAGTTCGACGACGGCGACGACGTCCGCGTCTACGGTCGAGCTGACGACCAGGAGCTCCTCGAGTCGATCCTCGAAGACTACGACGGCTACGAGTACGCTGGCGAGTACGACTGTCTCGGCGGCGTCGTCGTCGAGAGCGACCAGTCCCGCGTTCGCGTCAACAACACCTTCGACTCGGTGTTCGAGGACGTCTGGGAGGAGAACCTTCGGGAGATCAGTAACCGACTCTTCGAGCAATGA
- a CDS encoding V-type ATP synthase subunit C, with protein sequence MSLGASNTEYVSARVRARRAALFADEDYRKLVRMGPSGIARFMEESEYEREINELGARFSGVDLIEYALNQNLAKHFGDLLEWSEGRLYDLVARYLRKFDVWNVKTIIRGIYTETPTEEIQTDLIRAGELDDATLDRLLEVDAIEDVVEILDGTVYHDPLEAAYEQFEETGTLVPLENALDREFYEHLLDDLGRPQEGPEAKYVEFLQAEIDFRNARNALRLARSGADLDPASYYIEGGVLFDQKELNRLVTDLDELVDHIAENKRYGKRLSSALGQLREADSLIQFEHALDAALLEYADTLSSIYPVSVSSVLSYILAKEREIENIRAIARGREVGLSESEIEEELVIL encoded by the coding sequence ATGAGCCTAGGCGCCTCGAACACGGAGTACGTCAGCGCTCGCGTCCGGGCACGGAGAGCGGCGCTGTTCGCGGACGAGGATTACCGAAAGCTCGTCCGCATGGGGCCAAGCGGGATCGCCCGGTTCATGGAGGAATCGGAGTACGAACGCGAGATCAACGAACTCGGGGCGCGATTCTCGGGGGTCGACCTGATCGAGTACGCGCTAAACCAAAATCTCGCAAAGCACTTCGGAGATTTACTCGAGTGGTCGGAGGGACGACTCTACGACCTCGTCGCTCGATACCTCCGGAAGTTCGACGTCTGGAACGTCAAGACGATCATTCGCGGGATCTACACCGAGACGCCCACCGAGGAGATCCAGACGGACCTGATTCGTGCCGGTGAACTCGACGACGCGACGCTCGACCGACTGCTCGAGGTCGACGCGATCGAAGACGTCGTCGAGATCCTCGACGGAACGGTCTATCACGACCCGCTCGAGGCCGCCTACGAGCAGTTCGAGGAGACCGGGACGCTGGTGCCACTCGAGAATGCCCTGGATCGGGAGTTTTACGAGCATCTGCTCGACGATCTCGGCCGACCCCAGGAGGGGCCGGAGGCAAAGTACGTCGAATTCCTGCAGGCCGAGATCGACTTCCGGAACGCCCGAAACGCGTTGCGCCTTGCACGCAGCGGGGCGGACCTCGACCCGGCGAGTTATTACATCGAAGGCGGTGTCTTGTTCGATCAGAAAGAACTGAACCGCCTCGTTACCGACCTCGACGAACTCGTCGATCACATCGCCGAGAACAAACGCTACGGCAAGCGACTCTCCAGTGCGCTGGGACAGCTACGAGAGGCTGACAGCCTTATCCAGTTCGAGCACGCACTAGACGCTGCGTTGCTCGAGTACGCCGACACACTCTCGAGCATCTACCCGGTTTCGGTCTCGTCCGTGCTATCGTACATCCTCGCAAAAGAGCGAGAGATCGAGAACATCCGCGCGATCGCGCGTGGAAGAGAAGTCGGCCTCTCCGAAAGCGAGATCGAAGAGGAGCTGGTGATCCTATGA
- a CDS encoding V-type ATP synthase subunit F yields MSQEIAVVGSPEFTTGFRLAGVSRFENVADDEKETALDDAVTNVLEDENVGIVVMHDDDLDSLSRNVRQTVETSVEPVVVTIGSGTGGGGLRDQIKRAIGIDLMEEEESD; encoded by the coding sequence ATGAGCCAGGAAATTGCCGTCGTCGGCAGTCCGGAGTTCACGACCGGCTTTCGCCTCGCTGGCGTCAGCCGGTTCGAGAACGTCGCGGACGACGAGAAAGAAACAGCGTTAGACGACGCCGTCACGAACGTTTTAGAGGACGAGAACGTTGGAATCGTCGTCATGCACGACGACGATCTCGACTCGCTCTCCCGAAACGTTCGACAGACCGTCGAAACGAGCGTCGAGCCCGTCGTTGTCACCATCGGTAGCGGTACCGGTGGTGGCGGACTGCGCGATCAGATCAAGCGGGCGATCGGTATCGACCTAATGGAAGAAGAGGAAAGCGACTAA
- a CDS encoding ATP synthase subunit A has protein sequence MSQADETQTVDEDGVIESVSGPVVTAADLDARMNDVVYVGDEGLMGEVIEIEGNLTTIQVYEETSGVGPGEPVENTGEPLSVDLGPGMLDTIYDGVQRPLDELEEKMQSAFLDRGVDAPGIDLEKQWEFTPTVSEGDEVEPGDIIGEVPETESITHKVMVPPDYEGGEITSIEDGEFTVEEVIAELSSGEEITMHQEWPVRKARPSAEKQTPTVPLQSGQRIQDGLFPIAKGGTAAIPGPFGSGKTVTQHQLAKWSDADIVVYVGCGERGNEMTEVIEDFPNLEDPMTGKPLMSRTCLIANTSNMPVAARESCIYTGITIAEYFRDMGYDVALMADSTSRWAEAMREISSRLEEMPGEEGYPAYLAASLSEFYERAGLFENVNGTQGSVTAIGAVSPPGGDFSEPVTQNTLRIVKTFWALDADLAERRHFPSINWNESYSLYRQQLDPWFRDNVAEDWPEVRQWAVDVLDEEDELQEIVQLVGKDALPEDQQLTLEVARYLREAWLQQDAFHDVDTYCEPTKTYRMLEAIQTFNDEAFEALEAGVPVEEIANVEAAPRLNRMGTAEEWTEFIDELESDLTEQIRELY, from the coding sequence ATGAGCCAGGCAGACGAAACCCAGACCGTCGACGAAGACGGTGTAATCGAAAGCGTGAGTGGTCCCGTCGTGACCGCTGCGGACCTCGACGCCCGGATGAACGACGTCGTCTACGTCGGCGACGAAGGACTGATGGGCGAGGTCATCGAGATCGAAGGGAACCTGACCACGATTCAGGTGTACGAAGAGACCTCCGGTGTCGGCCCCGGCGAACCCGTCGAGAACACGGGAGAGCCACTGAGCGTCGACCTCGGACCAGGCATGCTGGACACCATCTACGACGGCGTCCAGCGCCCCCTCGACGAACTCGAGGAGAAGATGCAGTCGGCGTTCTTAGACCGTGGGGTCGACGCGCCGGGTATCGACCTCGAGAAGCAGTGGGAGTTCACCCCCACCGTCTCGGAAGGCGACGAGGTCGAACCGGGAGACATCATCGGAGAGGTCCCCGAGACCGAGAGCATCACCCACAAGGTGATGGTACCGCCGGACTACGAGGGCGGCGAGATCACCTCGATCGAAGACGGCGAGTTTACCGTCGAAGAGGTCATCGCCGAACTCTCCTCGGGCGAAGAGATAACCATGCACCAGGAGTGGCCGGTCCGGAAGGCCCGACCGTCCGCAGAGAAGCAGACGCCGACGGTTCCGCTCCAGTCCGGACAGCGTATCCAGGACGGCCTGTTCCCGATCGCCAAAGGTGGGACTGCAGCGATTCCCGGTCCGTTCGGATCGGGGAAGACCGTCACCCAGCACCAACTCGCGAAGTGGTCCGACGCGGACATCGTCGTCTACGTCGGCTGTGGCGAGCGTGGCAACGAGATGACCGAGGTCATCGAGGACTTCCCGAACCTCGAGGACCCGATGACGGGCAAGCCGCTGATGAGCCGGACGTGTCTCATCGCGAACACCTCGAACATGCCTGTCGCAGCCCGTGAGTCCTGTATCTACACTGGAATTACGATCGCGGAATACTTCCGTGACATGGGCTACGACGTCGCGCTGATGGCCGACTCCACCTCGCGGTGGGCAGAAGCCATGCGTGAGATCTCGAGCCGACTCGAGGAGATGCCCGGCGAAGAGGGGTATCCGGCGTACCTCGCGGCGTCGCTGTCGGAGTTCTACGAGCGGGCTGGCCTGTTCGAGAACGTCAACGGCACGCAGGGATCGGTGACCGCAATCGGTGCAGTCAGCCCGCCAGGCGGGGACTTCTCCGAGCCGGTTACCCAGAACACCCTGCGTATCGTCAAGACCTTCTGGGCGCTCGACGCGGACCTCGCCGAACGTCGACACTTCCCGTCGATCAACTGGAACGAGTCGTACTCGCTGTATCGCCAGCAACTCGACCCGTGGTTCCGTGACAACGTCGCGGAAGACTGGCCGGAAGTTCGCCAGTGGGCCGTCGACGTGCTCGACGAGGAGGACGAACTTCAGGAAATCGTCCAGCTCGTCGGCAAAGACGCCCTGCCGGAGGACCAGCAGCTGACCCTCGAGGTCGCTCGCTATCTGCGTGAGGCGTGGCTCCAGCAGGACGCGTTCCACGACGTCGACACCTACTGCGAACCGACGAAGACCTACCGGATGCTCGAGGCGATCCAGACGTTCAACGACGAGGCGTTCGAGGCGCTCGAGGCGGGCGTCCCGGTCGAAGAGATCGCCAACGTCGAGGCGGCCCCGCGGCTCAACCGGATGGGCACTGCAGAGGAGTGGACCGAGTTCATCGACGAACTCGAATCGGATCTCACCGAACAGATCAGGGAGCTGTACTGA
- a CDS encoding ATP synthase subunit B produces MKEYQTITEVSGPLVFAEVDEPVGYDEIVEIETPQGETLRGQVLESSDGLVSIQVFEGTGGIDRNASVRFLGETMKMPVTEDLLGRVLDGSGRPIDGGPEIVPEKREDIVGAAINPYSREYPEEFIQTGVSTIDGMNTLVRGQKLPIFSGSGLPHNELALQIARQATVPEEEDGDDEDGSEFAVIFGAMGITQEEANEFMQDFERTGALERSVVFMNLADDPAVERTVTPRLALTTAEYLAFEKDYHVLVILTDITNYCEALREIGAAREEVPGRRGYPGYMYTDLAQLYERAGRIEGREGSVTQIPILTMPGDDDTHPIPDLTGYITEGQIVMDRDLNSQGIEPPINVLPSLSRLMDDGIGEGLTRADHGDVSDQMYAAYAEGEDLRDLVNIVGREALSERDNKFLDFADRFEGEFAQQGYDTNRTIEETLEIGWDLLSMLPKEALNRIDEDLIEEHYREDVAEEAAVQAD; encoded by the coding sequence ATGAAGGAATACCAAACGATTACGGAAGTCAGCGGTCCGCTGGTGTTCGCCGAAGTCGACGAGCCCGTCGGATACGACGAGATCGTCGAGATCGAGACGCCACAGGGGGAGACCCTGCGCGGACAGGTACTCGAGTCCTCCGACGGCCTGGTCTCGATCCAGGTCTTCGAGGGCACGGGCGGTATCGACCGCAACGCCTCGGTTCGGTTCCTAGGCGAGACGATGAAGATGCCCGTCACCGAGGACCTCCTCGGTCGGGTGCTCGACGGGTCCGGTCGACCGATCGACGGCGGTCCGGAGATCGTCCCCGAAAAGCGCGAAGACATCGTCGGTGCGGCGATCAACCCGTACTCGCGTGAGTATCCCGAAGAGTTCATCCAGACCGGCGTGAGCACCATCGACGGCATGAACACGCTGGTTCGCGGCCAGAAGCTGCCGATCTTCTCCGGCTCCGGACTGCCACACAACGAACTCGCACTCCAGATCGCCCGCCAGGCGACCGTTCCCGAGGAAGAAGACGGCGACGACGAGGACGGCTCCGAGTTCGCAGTCATCTTCGGTGCGATGGGGATCACCCAGGAAGAGGCAAACGAGTTCATGCAGGACTTCGAGCGCACGGGCGCACTCGAGCGCTCGGTCGTCTTCATGAACTTAGCGGACGACCCCGCAGTCGAGCGGACGGTCACGCCGCGACTCGCACTGACCACCGCGGAGTACCTCGCATTCGAGAAGGACTACCACGTGCTGGTCATCCTCACCGACATCACCAACTACTGTGAGGCACTGCGCGAGATCGGTGCCGCACGTGAAGAGGTGCCGGGTCGTCGTGGGTACCCCGGATACATGTACACTGACCTGGCCCAGCTCTACGAGCGGGCGGGTCGAATCGAGGGCCGTGAGGGCTCTGTCACCCAGATTCCGATCCTCACCATGCCCGGTGACGACGACACGCACCCGATTCCCGATCTGACGGGATACATCACGGAGGGACAGATCGTGATGGATCGCGACCTGAACAGTCAGGGGATCGAGCCGCCGATCAACGTCCTGCCCAGCCTCTCGCGGCTCATGGACGACGGGATCGGCGAGGGGCTCACCCGTGCGGACCACGGCGACGTCTCCGACCAGATGTACGCCGCCTACGCGGAGGGTGAAGACCTACGCGACCTCGTGAACATCGTCGGTCGCGAGGCGCTGTCCGAGCGAGACAACAAGTTCCTCGACTTCGCGGACCGCTTCGAAGGCGAGTTCGCCCAGCAGGGCTACGACACCAACCGGACGATCGAAGAGACCCTCGAGATCGGCTGGGATCTGCTGTCGATGCTCCCGAAAGAGGCACTCAACCGGATCGACGAGGACCTCATCGAGGAGCACTACCGCGAAGACGTCGCCGAGGAAGCAGCCGTCCAGGCCGACTAA